One Takifugu rubripes chromosome 19, fTakRub1.2, whole genome shotgun sequence genomic window carries:
- the LOC101066377 gene encoding transcriptional enhancer factor TEF-5-like isoform X7, protein MYGRNELIARYIKLRTGKTRTRKQVSSHLQVLARRKSREIQSKLKDQASKDKALQNMASLSSAQIVSPSIIKNHLPPLPPAPYQPARFWPPIPGQPGPSQDIKPFAQPPYPSLSGPVPQPISIVCVQNSGYEPLAPPPAPTATAVPVWQDRTIASSKLRMLEYSAFMEVQRDPDNYSKHLFVHIGQTNPSYSDPLLEAVDIRQIYDKFPEKKGGLKELYEKGPQNAFFLVKFWADLNSSGMQDGPGSFYGVSSQYSSHENMTITVSTKVCSFGKQVVEKVETEYARLEGGKCVYRIHRSPMCEYMINFIHKLKHLPEKYMMNSVLENFTILQVVTNRDTQETLLCIAFVFEVSTSEHGAQYHVYRLVKD, encoded by the exons GTCGCAATGAATTGATAGCAAGATACATCAAGCTGAGGACGGGCAAAACTCGCACAAGAAAGCAG GTTTCTAGCCACTTGCAGGTTCTCGCCCGGAGAAAATCTCGCGAGATCCAGTCAAAGCTAAAG GATCAGGCATCTAAAGACAAAGCCTTGCAGAATATGGCGTCACTGTCATCTGCACAGATTGTTTCCCCAAGTATAATAAAGAATCACCTTCCACCACTGCCTCCTGCCCCCTACCAACCAGCCAGA TTCTGGCCTCCCATCCCAGGACAGCCTGGACCCTCTCAGGA TATCAAACCTTTTGCACAGCCTCCATACCCAAGCCTATCAGGTCCTGTACCACAGCCTATATCAA TTGTGTGTGTCCAAAATTCAGGTTATGAGCCCTTGGCACCTCCTCCAGCACCAACCGCTACTGCTGTGCCAGTGTGGCAGGACCGGACTATCGCCTCCTCTAAGCTGCGGATGCTGGAGTACTCAGCCTTCATGGAGGTCCAGAGAGATCCAGACAAT TACAGCAAACACCTGTTTGTTCACATTGGACAGACCAACCCCTCCTACAGTGACCCCCTGCTCGAAGCTGTGGACATCCGGCAGATCTACGACAAGTTCCCTGAGAAGAAAGGCGGCCTGAAAGAGCTTTACGAGAAAGGCCCACAGAACGCGTTCTTCCTTGTTAAATTCTGG GCGGATCTAAACAGCAGCGGCATGCAGGACGGCCCCGGCTCTTTTTACGGAGTCAGCAGCCAATACAGTAGCCATGAGAACATGACAATCACCGTTTCAACCAAAGTCTGCTCTTTTGGGAAGCAGGTCGTTGAAAAAGTAGAG ACAGAGTACGCCCGCCTGGAAGGAGGAAAATGCGTTTATAGGATCCACCGCTCCCCAATGTGTGAATACATGATCAACTTTATCCACAAACTCAAACATTTGCCTGAAAAATACATGATGAATAGTGTTCTTGAAAACTTCACTATTTTGCAG GTGGTGACGAACCGGGACACCCAGGAGACATTGCTCTGCATAGCATTTGTTTTTGAGGTTTCCACAAGTGAACATGGAGCTCAATATCACGTCTACAGACTTGTTAAAGACTAG
- the LOC101066377 gene encoding transcriptional enhancer factor TEF-5-like isoform X2, translating to MYGRNELIARYIKLRTGKTRTRKQVSSHIQVLARKKVREYQAGIKVSSHLQVLARRKSREIQSKLKDQASKDKALQNMASLSSAQIVSPSIIKNHLPPLPPAPYQPARFWPPIPGQPGPSQDIKPFAQPPYPSLSGPVPQPISIVCVQNSGYEPLAPPPAPTATAVPVWQDRTIASSKLRMLEYSAFMEVQRDPDNYSKHLFVHIGQTNPSYSDPLLEAVDIRQIYDKFPEKKGGLKELYEKGPQNAFFLVKFWADLNSSGMQDGPGSFYGVSSQYSSHENMTITVSTKVCSFGKQVVEKVETEYARLEGGKCVYRIHRSPMCEYMINFIHKLKHLPEKYMMNSVLENFTILQVVTNRDTQETLLCIAFVFEVSTSEHGAQYHVYRLVKD from the exons GTCGCAATGAATTGATAGCAAGATACATCAAGCTGAGGACGGGCAAAACTCGCACAAGAAAGCAG GTGTCTAGTCACATACAGGTGTTAGCACGGAAGAAAGTTCGTGAATACCAGGCGGGTATAAAG GTTTCTAGCCACTTGCAGGTTCTCGCCCGGAGAAAATCTCGCGAGATCCAGTCAAAGCTAAAG GATCAGGCATCTAAAGACAAAGCCTTGCAGAATATGGCGTCACTGTCATCTGCACAGATTGTTTCCCCAAGTATAATAAAGAATCACCTTCCACCACTGCCTCCTGCCCCCTACCAACCAGCCAGA TTCTGGCCTCCCATCCCAGGACAGCCTGGACCCTCTCAGGA TATCAAACCTTTTGCACAGCCTCCATACCCAAGCCTATCAGGTCCTGTACCACAGCCTATATCAA TTGTGTGTGTCCAAAATTCAGGTTATGAGCCCTTGGCACCTCCTCCAGCACCAACCGCTACTGCTGTGCCAGTGTGGCAGGACCGGACTATCGCCTCCTCTAAGCTGCGGATGCTGGAGTACTCAGCCTTCATGGAGGTCCAGAGAGATCCAGACAAT TACAGCAAACACCTGTTTGTTCACATTGGACAGACCAACCCCTCCTACAGTGACCCCCTGCTCGAAGCTGTGGACATCCGGCAGATCTACGACAAGTTCCCTGAGAAGAAAGGCGGCCTGAAAGAGCTTTACGAGAAAGGCCCACAGAACGCGTTCTTCCTTGTTAAATTCTGG GCGGATCTAAACAGCAGCGGCATGCAGGACGGCCCCGGCTCTTTTTACGGAGTCAGCAGCCAATACAGTAGCCATGAGAACATGACAATCACCGTTTCAACCAAAGTCTGCTCTTTTGGGAAGCAGGTCGTTGAAAAAGTAGAG ACAGAGTACGCCCGCCTGGAAGGAGGAAAATGCGTTTATAGGATCCACCGCTCCCCAATGTGTGAATACATGATCAACTTTATCCACAAACTCAAACATTTGCCTGAAAAATACATGATGAATAGTGTTCTTGAAAACTTCACTATTTTGCAG GTGGTGACGAACCGGGACACCCAGGAGACATTGCTCTGCATAGCATTTGTTTTTGAGGTTTCCACAAGTGAACATGGAGCTCAATATCACGTCTACAGACTTGTTAAAGACTAG
- the LOC101066377 gene encoding transcriptional enhancer factor TEF-5-like isoform X3, producing MYGRNELIARYIKLRTGKTRTRKQVSSHIQVLARKKVREYQAGIKVSSHLQVLARRKSREIQSKLKAMNLDQASKDKALQNMASLSSAQIVSPSIIKNHLPPLPPAPYQPARFWPPIPGQPGPSQDIKPFAQPPYPSLSGPVPQPISSYEPLAPPPAPTATAVPVWQDRTIASSKLRMLEYSAFMEVQRDPDNYSKHLFVHIGQTNPSYSDPLLEAVDIRQIYDKFPEKKGGLKELYEKGPQNAFFLVKFWADLNSSGMQDGPGSFYGVSSQYSSHENMTITVSTKVCSFGKQVVEKVETEYARLEGGKCVYRIHRSPMCEYMINFIHKLKHLPEKYMMNSVLENFTILQVVTNRDTQETLLCIAFVFEVSTSEHGAQYHVYRLVKD from the exons GTCGCAATGAATTGATAGCAAGATACATCAAGCTGAGGACGGGCAAAACTCGCACAAGAAAGCAG GTGTCTAGTCACATACAGGTGTTAGCACGGAAGAAAGTTCGTGAATACCAGGCGGGTATAAAG GTTTCTAGCCACTTGCAGGTTCTCGCCCGGAGAAAATCTCGCGAGATCCAGTCAAAGCTAAAG GCAATGAACTTG GATCAGGCATCTAAAGACAAAGCCTTGCAGAATATGGCGTCACTGTCATCTGCACAGATTGTTTCCCCAAGTATAATAAAGAATCACCTTCCACCACTGCCTCCTGCCCCCTACCAACCAGCCAGA TTCTGGCCTCCCATCCCAGGACAGCCTGGACCCTCTCAGGA TATCAAACCTTTTGCACAGCCTCCATACCCAAGCCTATCAGGTCCTGTACCACAGCCTATATCAA GTTATGAGCCCTTGGCACCTCCTCCAGCACCAACCGCTACTGCTGTGCCAGTGTGGCAGGACCGGACTATCGCCTCCTCTAAGCTGCGGATGCTGGAGTACTCAGCCTTCATGGAGGTCCAGAGAGATCCAGACAAT TACAGCAAACACCTGTTTGTTCACATTGGACAGACCAACCCCTCCTACAGTGACCCCCTGCTCGAAGCTGTGGACATCCGGCAGATCTACGACAAGTTCCCTGAGAAGAAAGGCGGCCTGAAAGAGCTTTACGAGAAAGGCCCACAGAACGCGTTCTTCCTTGTTAAATTCTGG GCGGATCTAAACAGCAGCGGCATGCAGGACGGCCCCGGCTCTTTTTACGGAGTCAGCAGCCAATACAGTAGCCATGAGAACATGACAATCACCGTTTCAACCAAAGTCTGCTCTTTTGGGAAGCAGGTCGTTGAAAAAGTAGAG ACAGAGTACGCCCGCCTGGAAGGAGGAAAATGCGTTTATAGGATCCACCGCTCCCCAATGTGTGAATACATGATCAACTTTATCCACAAACTCAAACATTTGCCTGAAAAATACATGATGAATAGTGTTCTTGAAAACTTCACTATTTTGCAG GTGGTGACGAACCGGGACACCCAGGAGACATTGCTCTGCATAGCATTTGTTTTTGAGGTTTCCACAAGTGAACATGGAGCTCAATATCACGTCTACAGACTTGTTAAAGACTAG
- the LOC101066377 gene encoding transcriptional enhancer factor TEF-5-like isoform X6 translates to MYGRNELIARYIKLRTGKTRTRKQVSSHIQVLARKKVREYQAGIKDQASKDKALQNMASLSSAQIVSPSIIKNHLPPLPPAPYQPARFWPPIPGQPGPSQDIKPFAQPPYPSLSGPVPQPISIVCVQNSGYEPLAPPPAPTATAVPVWQDRTIASSKLRMLEYSAFMEVQRDPDNYSKHLFVHIGQTNPSYSDPLLEAVDIRQIYDKFPEKKGGLKELYEKGPQNAFFLVKFWADLNSSGMQDGPGSFYGVSSQYSSHENMTITVSTKVCSFGKQVVEKVETEYARLEGGKCVYRIHRSPMCEYMINFIHKLKHLPEKYMMNSVLENFTILQVVTNRDTQETLLCIAFVFEVSTSEHGAQYHVYRLVKD, encoded by the exons GTCGCAATGAATTGATAGCAAGATACATCAAGCTGAGGACGGGCAAAACTCGCACAAGAAAGCAG GTGTCTAGTCACATACAGGTGTTAGCACGGAAGAAAGTTCGTGAATACCAGGCGGGTATAAAG GATCAGGCATCTAAAGACAAAGCCTTGCAGAATATGGCGTCACTGTCATCTGCACAGATTGTTTCCCCAAGTATAATAAAGAATCACCTTCCACCACTGCCTCCTGCCCCCTACCAACCAGCCAGA TTCTGGCCTCCCATCCCAGGACAGCCTGGACCCTCTCAGGA TATCAAACCTTTTGCACAGCCTCCATACCCAAGCCTATCAGGTCCTGTACCACAGCCTATATCAA TTGTGTGTGTCCAAAATTCAGGTTATGAGCCCTTGGCACCTCCTCCAGCACCAACCGCTACTGCTGTGCCAGTGTGGCAGGACCGGACTATCGCCTCCTCTAAGCTGCGGATGCTGGAGTACTCAGCCTTCATGGAGGTCCAGAGAGATCCAGACAAT TACAGCAAACACCTGTTTGTTCACATTGGACAGACCAACCCCTCCTACAGTGACCCCCTGCTCGAAGCTGTGGACATCCGGCAGATCTACGACAAGTTCCCTGAGAAGAAAGGCGGCCTGAAAGAGCTTTACGAGAAAGGCCCACAGAACGCGTTCTTCCTTGTTAAATTCTGG GCGGATCTAAACAGCAGCGGCATGCAGGACGGCCCCGGCTCTTTTTACGGAGTCAGCAGCCAATACAGTAGCCATGAGAACATGACAATCACCGTTTCAACCAAAGTCTGCTCTTTTGGGAAGCAGGTCGTTGAAAAAGTAGAG ACAGAGTACGCCCGCCTGGAAGGAGGAAAATGCGTTTATAGGATCCACCGCTCCCCAATGTGTGAATACATGATCAACTTTATCCACAAACTCAAACATTTGCCTGAAAAATACATGATGAATAGTGTTCTTGAAAACTTCACTATTTTGCAG GTGGTGACGAACCGGGACACCCAGGAGACATTGCTCTGCATAGCATTTGTTTTTGAGGTTTCCACAAGTGAACATGGAGCTCAATATCACGTCTACAGACTTGTTAAAGACTAG
- the LOC101066377 gene encoding transcriptional enhancer factor TEF-5-like isoform X4: MYGRNELIARYIKLRTGKTRTRKQVSSHIQVLARKKVREYQAGIKAMNLDQASKDKALQNMASLSSAQIVSPSIIKNHLPPLPPAPYQPARFWPPIPGQPGPSQDIKPFAQPPYPSLSGPVPQPISIVCVQNSGYEPLAPPPAPTATAVPVWQDRTIASSKLRMLEYSAFMEVQRDPDNYSKHLFVHIGQTNPSYSDPLLEAVDIRQIYDKFPEKKGGLKELYEKGPQNAFFLVKFWADLNSSGMQDGPGSFYGVSSQYSSHENMTITVSTKVCSFGKQVVEKVETEYARLEGGKCVYRIHRSPMCEYMINFIHKLKHLPEKYMMNSVLENFTILQVVTNRDTQETLLCIAFVFEVSTSEHGAQYHVYRLVKD, translated from the exons GTCGCAATGAATTGATAGCAAGATACATCAAGCTGAGGACGGGCAAAACTCGCACAAGAAAGCAG GTGTCTAGTCACATACAGGTGTTAGCACGGAAGAAAGTTCGTGAATACCAGGCGGGTATAAAG GCAATGAACTTG GATCAGGCATCTAAAGACAAAGCCTTGCAGAATATGGCGTCACTGTCATCTGCACAGATTGTTTCCCCAAGTATAATAAAGAATCACCTTCCACCACTGCCTCCTGCCCCCTACCAACCAGCCAGA TTCTGGCCTCCCATCCCAGGACAGCCTGGACCCTCTCAGGA TATCAAACCTTTTGCACAGCCTCCATACCCAAGCCTATCAGGTCCTGTACCACAGCCTATATCAA TTGTGTGTGTCCAAAATTCAGGTTATGAGCCCTTGGCACCTCCTCCAGCACCAACCGCTACTGCTGTGCCAGTGTGGCAGGACCGGACTATCGCCTCCTCTAAGCTGCGGATGCTGGAGTACTCAGCCTTCATGGAGGTCCAGAGAGATCCAGACAAT TACAGCAAACACCTGTTTGTTCACATTGGACAGACCAACCCCTCCTACAGTGACCCCCTGCTCGAAGCTGTGGACATCCGGCAGATCTACGACAAGTTCCCTGAGAAGAAAGGCGGCCTGAAAGAGCTTTACGAGAAAGGCCCACAGAACGCGTTCTTCCTTGTTAAATTCTGG GCGGATCTAAACAGCAGCGGCATGCAGGACGGCCCCGGCTCTTTTTACGGAGTCAGCAGCCAATACAGTAGCCATGAGAACATGACAATCACCGTTTCAACCAAAGTCTGCTCTTTTGGGAAGCAGGTCGTTGAAAAAGTAGAG ACAGAGTACGCCCGCCTGGAAGGAGGAAAATGCGTTTATAGGATCCACCGCTCCCCAATGTGTGAATACATGATCAACTTTATCCACAAACTCAAACATTTGCCTGAAAAATACATGATGAATAGTGTTCTTGAAAACTTCACTATTTTGCAG GTGGTGACGAACCGGGACACCCAGGAGACATTGCTCTGCATAGCATTTGTTTTTGAGGTTTCCACAAGTGAACATGGAGCTCAATATCACGTCTACAGACTTGTTAAAGACTAG
- the LOC101066377 gene encoding transcriptional enhancer factor TEF-5-like isoform X5 codes for MYGRNELIARYIKLRTGKTRTRKQVSSHLQVLARRKSREIQSKLKAMNLDQASKDKALQNMASLSSAQIVSPSIIKNHLPPLPPAPYQPARFWPPIPGQPGPSQDIKPFAQPPYPSLSGPVPQPISIVCVQNSGYEPLAPPPAPTATAVPVWQDRTIASSKLRMLEYSAFMEVQRDPDNYSKHLFVHIGQTNPSYSDPLLEAVDIRQIYDKFPEKKGGLKELYEKGPQNAFFLVKFWADLNSSGMQDGPGSFYGVSSQYSSHENMTITVSTKVCSFGKQVVEKVETEYARLEGGKCVYRIHRSPMCEYMINFIHKLKHLPEKYMMNSVLENFTILQVVTNRDTQETLLCIAFVFEVSTSEHGAQYHVYRLVKD; via the exons GTCGCAATGAATTGATAGCAAGATACATCAAGCTGAGGACGGGCAAAACTCGCACAAGAAAGCAG GTTTCTAGCCACTTGCAGGTTCTCGCCCGGAGAAAATCTCGCGAGATCCAGTCAAAGCTAAAG GCAATGAACTTG GATCAGGCATCTAAAGACAAAGCCTTGCAGAATATGGCGTCACTGTCATCTGCACAGATTGTTTCCCCAAGTATAATAAAGAATCACCTTCCACCACTGCCTCCTGCCCCCTACCAACCAGCCAGA TTCTGGCCTCCCATCCCAGGACAGCCTGGACCCTCTCAGGA TATCAAACCTTTTGCACAGCCTCCATACCCAAGCCTATCAGGTCCTGTACCACAGCCTATATCAA TTGTGTGTGTCCAAAATTCAGGTTATGAGCCCTTGGCACCTCCTCCAGCACCAACCGCTACTGCTGTGCCAGTGTGGCAGGACCGGACTATCGCCTCCTCTAAGCTGCGGATGCTGGAGTACTCAGCCTTCATGGAGGTCCAGAGAGATCCAGACAAT TACAGCAAACACCTGTTTGTTCACATTGGACAGACCAACCCCTCCTACAGTGACCCCCTGCTCGAAGCTGTGGACATCCGGCAGATCTACGACAAGTTCCCTGAGAAGAAAGGCGGCCTGAAAGAGCTTTACGAGAAAGGCCCACAGAACGCGTTCTTCCTTGTTAAATTCTGG GCGGATCTAAACAGCAGCGGCATGCAGGACGGCCCCGGCTCTTTTTACGGAGTCAGCAGCCAATACAGTAGCCATGAGAACATGACAATCACCGTTTCAACCAAAGTCTGCTCTTTTGGGAAGCAGGTCGTTGAAAAAGTAGAG ACAGAGTACGCCCGCCTGGAAGGAGGAAAATGCGTTTATAGGATCCACCGCTCCCCAATGTGTGAATACATGATCAACTTTATCCACAAACTCAAACATTTGCCTGAAAAATACATGATGAATAGTGTTCTTGAAAACTTCACTATTTTGCAG GTGGTGACGAACCGGGACACCCAGGAGACATTGCTCTGCATAGCATTTGTTTTTGAGGTTTCCACAAGTGAACATGGAGCTCAATATCACGTCTACAGACTTGTTAAAGACTAG
- the LOC101066377 gene encoding transcriptional enhancer factor TEF-5-like isoform X8 has protein sequence MYGRNELIARYIKLRTGKTRTRKQVSSHLQVLARRKSREIQSKLKDQASKDKALQNMASLSSAQIVSPSIIKNHLPPLPPAPYQPARFWPPIPGQPGPSQDIKPFAQPPYPSLSGPVPQPISSYEPLAPPPAPTATAVPVWQDRTIASSKLRMLEYSAFMEVQRDPDNYSKHLFVHIGQTNPSYSDPLLEAVDIRQIYDKFPEKKGGLKELYEKGPQNAFFLVKFWADLNSSGMQDGPGSFYGVSSQYSSHENMTITVSTKVCSFGKQVVEKVETEYARLEGGKCVYRIHRSPMCEYMINFIHKLKHLPEKYMMNSVLENFTILQVVTNRDTQETLLCIAFVFEVSTSEHGAQYHVYRLVKD, from the exons GTCGCAATGAATTGATAGCAAGATACATCAAGCTGAGGACGGGCAAAACTCGCACAAGAAAGCAG GTTTCTAGCCACTTGCAGGTTCTCGCCCGGAGAAAATCTCGCGAGATCCAGTCAAAGCTAAAG GATCAGGCATCTAAAGACAAAGCCTTGCAGAATATGGCGTCACTGTCATCTGCACAGATTGTTTCCCCAAGTATAATAAAGAATCACCTTCCACCACTGCCTCCTGCCCCCTACCAACCAGCCAGA TTCTGGCCTCCCATCCCAGGACAGCCTGGACCCTCTCAGGA TATCAAACCTTTTGCACAGCCTCCATACCCAAGCCTATCAGGTCCTGTACCACAGCCTATATCAA GTTATGAGCCCTTGGCACCTCCTCCAGCACCAACCGCTACTGCTGTGCCAGTGTGGCAGGACCGGACTATCGCCTCCTCTAAGCTGCGGATGCTGGAGTACTCAGCCTTCATGGAGGTCCAGAGAGATCCAGACAAT TACAGCAAACACCTGTTTGTTCACATTGGACAGACCAACCCCTCCTACAGTGACCCCCTGCTCGAAGCTGTGGACATCCGGCAGATCTACGACAAGTTCCCTGAGAAGAAAGGCGGCCTGAAAGAGCTTTACGAGAAAGGCCCACAGAACGCGTTCTTCCTTGTTAAATTCTGG GCGGATCTAAACAGCAGCGGCATGCAGGACGGCCCCGGCTCTTTTTACGGAGTCAGCAGCCAATACAGTAGCCATGAGAACATGACAATCACCGTTTCAACCAAAGTCTGCTCTTTTGGGAAGCAGGTCGTTGAAAAAGTAGAG ACAGAGTACGCCCGCCTGGAAGGAGGAAAATGCGTTTATAGGATCCACCGCTCCCCAATGTGTGAATACATGATCAACTTTATCCACAAACTCAAACATTTGCCTGAAAAATACATGATGAATAGTGTTCTTGAAAACTTCACTATTTTGCAG GTGGTGACGAACCGGGACACCCAGGAGACATTGCTCTGCATAGCATTTGTTTTTGAGGTTTCCACAAGTGAACATGGAGCTCAATATCACGTCTACAGACTTGTTAAAGACTAG
- the LOC101066377 gene encoding transcriptional enhancer factor TEF-5-like isoform X1, whose amino-acid sequence MYGRNELIARYIKLRTGKTRTRKQVSSHIQVLARKKVREYQAGIKVSSHLQVLARRKSREIQSKLKAMNLDQASKDKALQNMASLSSAQIVSPSIIKNHLPPLPPAPYQPARFWPPIPGQPGPSQDIKPFAQPPYPSLSGPVPQPISIVCVQNSGYEPLAPPPAPTATAVPVWQDRTIASSKLRMLEYSAFMEVQRDPDNYSKHLFVHIGQTNPSYSDPLLEAVDIRQIYDKFPEKKGGLKELYEKGPQNAFFLVKFWADLNSSGMQDGPGSFYGVSSQYSSHENMTITVSTKVCSFGKQVVEKVETEYARLEGGKCVYRIHRSPMCEYMINFIHKLKHLPEKYMMNSVLENFTILQVVTNRDTQETLLCIAFVFEVSTSEHGAQYHVYRLVKD is encoded by the exons GTCGCAATGAATTGATAGCAAGATACATCAAGCTGAGGACGGGCAAAACTCGCACAAGAAAGCAG GTGTCTAGTCACATACAGGTGTTAGCACGGAAGAAAGTTCGTGAATACCAGGCGGGTATAAAG GTTTCTAGCCACTTGCAGGTTCTCGCCCGGAGAAAATCTCGCGAGATCCAGTCAAAGCTAAAG GCAATGAACTTG GATCAGGCATCTAAAGACAAAGCCTTGCAGAATATGGCGTCACTGTCATCTGCACAGATTGTTTCCCCAAGTATAATAAAGAATCACCTTCCACCACTGCCTCCTGCCCCCTACCAACCAGCCAGA TTCTGGCCTCCCATCCCAGGACAGCCTGGACCCTCTCAGGA TATCAAACCTTTTGCACAGCCTCCATACCCAAGCCTATCAGGTCCTGTACCACAGCCTATATCAA TTGTGTGTGTCCAAAATTCAGGTTATGAGCCCTTGGCACCTCCTCCAGCACCAACCGCTACTGCTGTGCCAGTGTGGCAGGACCGGACTATCGCCTCCTCTAAGCTGCGGATGCTGGAGTACTCAGCCTTCATGGAGGTCCAGAGAGATCCAGACAAT TACAGCAAACACCTGTTTGTTCACATTGGACAGACCAACCCCTCCTACAGTGACCCCCTGCTCGAAGCTGTGGACATCCGGCAGATCTACGACAAGTTCCCTGAGAAGAAAGGCGGCCTGAAAGAGCTTTACGAGAAAGGCCCACAGAACGCGTTCTTCCTTGTTAAATTCTGG GCGGATCTAAACAGCAGCGGCATGCAGGACGGCCCCGGCTCTTTTTACGGAGTCAGCAGCCAATACAGTAGCCATGAGAACATGACAATCACCGTTTCAACCAAAGTCTGCTCTTTTGGGAAGCAGGTCGTTGAAAAAGTAGAG ACAGAGTACGCCCGCCTGGAAGGAGGAAAATGCGTTTATAGGATCCACCGCTCCCCAATGTGTGAATACATGATCAACTTTATCCACAAACTCAAACATTTGCCTGAAAAATACATGATGAATAGTGTTCTTGAAAACTTCACTATTTTGCAG GTGGTGACGAACCGGGACACCCAGGAGACATTGCTCTGCATAGCATTTGTTTTTGAGGTTTCCACAAGTGAACATGGAGCTCAATATCACGTCTACAGACTTGTTAAAGACTAG